Proteins encoded by one window of Oncorhynchus keta strain PuntledgeMale-10-30-2019 unplaced genomic scaffold, Oket_V2 Un_contig_17998_pilon_pilon, whole genome shotgun sequence:
- the LOC118379773 gene encoding zinc finger protein 345-like, with amino-acid sequence MSEPGSGCGVPAQRSSQLGPEVLSVMLDNCSQTVELNVIVKEEGEEREINEREEEGREEDRNSVDSGEGPNPDPDNEPSSTASRLPGRGSYPCPQCEKSFSSSTNLKNHQRVHTGEKPFDCSTCGKSFSEKVNLKRHERVHSGEKPYHCTTCGKNFNHSGSLKQHLRIHTGEKPYHCSLCGKSFSRAGDLKTHQRSHSEEKPYHCSLCGKSFNQPGNLKSHQRIHIGEKPACALNLIIKEEEDEKEIDEKEKREVKEENSCVIDLGTSRLPGRGSYPCPQCGKRFSSSGNLKNHERVHTGEKPFHCATCGKNFSEKVNLTRHERVHSGEKPYHCTQCGKSFNHSGSLKEHQRVHTGEKPYHCSLCWKSFSQPGNLKKHQRIHTGEKPYHCSLCGKNFRFAGDLKNHQRSHSGEKPYQCSLCGKGFTQLRILKSHQRIHIGETPVCAFNVFLQEEGEREINVEEKRYVEEEEDNSGVVHPDISRLLGHGRYPCPQCEKSFRSSSNLKNHQRVHTGEKPFHCSQCGRGFSEKVNLKRHERVHSGEKPYHCTTCGKSFNHSGSLKEHQRIHTGEKPYHCSLCGNHFRFAGDLKNHQRSHSGEKPYHCTQCGERFTQLRSLKRHERISIGAKPACAFNVIVQEEEEEGGEREDEGEESNLK; translated from the exons ATGTCTGAACCGGGTTCTGGTTGTGGTGTTCCAGCCCAGAGAAGCTCACAGCTGGGTCCAGAGGTGCTGTCGGTGATGCTGGATAACTGCAGTCAAACAGTGGAACTCAATGTGATTGTcaaggaggagggtgaggagagagaaatcAATGagcgggaggaggaagggagagaggaggacaggaactCTGTTGACTCAG GAGAGGGCCCcaacccagacccagacaacGAGCCCAGTTCCACAGCATCAAGACTACCTGGGCGTGGGAGTTACCCATGCCCTCAATGTGAGAAGAGTTTCAGTTCCTCAACTAACCTAAAGAATCATCAAAGagtacacactggagagaaacctttcGACTGCTCAacatgtgggaagagtttcagtGAGAAAGTAAACCTTAAGAGACATGAGAGAGTACATAGTGGAGAAAAGCCTTACCACTGCACCACATGTGGGAAGAACTTCAATCATTCAGGAAGCCTTAAGCAACATCTGCGAATACATACAGGGGAGAAACCTTACCACTGCTCTCTTTGCGGGAAGAGTTTCAGTCGGGCAGGAGACCTGAAGACTCACCAGAGATCCCACAGTgaagagaagccttaccactgctctctTTGTGGGAAGAGTTTCAATCAGCCAGGAAACCTAAAAAGTCATCAGCGAATACACATTGGAGAGAAGCCTGCCTGTGCTTTAAATTTGATTatcaaagaggaggaggatgagaaggaaatcgatgagaaggaaaagagagaagTTAAGGAAGAAAATAGTTGTGTAATTGACCTAGGTACATCAAGACTTCCTGGTCGTGGGAGTTACCCCTGTCCTCAATGTGGTAAGCGTTTCAGTTCTTCAGGTAATCTAAAAAATCATGAGAGAGTACATACTGGAGAGAAACCTTTCCACTGTGCCACATGTGGGAAGAATTTCAGTGAAAAAGTCAACCTCACGAGACACGAGAGGGTACACagtggagagaagccttaccactgcacCCAATGTGGGAAGAGCTTCAATCATTCTGGAAGCCTTAAGGAACATCAAAGAGTacatacaggggagaagccttaccactgctctctGTGTTGGAAGAGTTTCAGTCAGCCAGGAAACCTTAAGAAACACCAGAGAATacatacaggggagaagccttaccactgctctctGTGCGGAAAGAATTTTCGTTTTGCAGGAGACCTAAAGAATCATCAGAGATCACACagtggagagaagccttaccaatgCTCTCTGTGTGGGAAGGGATTCACTCAGCTAAGAATTCTTAAAAGTCATCAGAGGATACATATTGGAGAGACGCCTGTCTGTGCGTTCAATGTATTTCTccaggaggagggtgagagggaaaTCAATGTGGAGGAAAAGAGATAtgttgaggaagaggaggacaataGTGGTGTAGTTCACCCAGATATATCAAGACTACTTGGTCATGGTCGTTACCCATGCCCTCAATGTGAGAAGAGTTTCCGTTCCTCAAGTAATCTAAAAAATCATCAAAgagtacacacaggagagaaacctttccactgctcccaatgtgggAGGGGTTTCAGTGAGAAAGTAAACCTTAAGAGACATGAAAGAGTGCATagtggagagaagccttaccactgcaccacatgtgggaagagtttcaatCATTCAGGAAGCCTTAAAGAACATCAGAGGATTCATACAGGTGAGAAACCTTACCACTGCTCACTGTGCGGAAATCATTTTCGTTTTGCTGGAGACCTAAAGAATCATCAGAGATCACACagtggagagaagccttaccactgcacTCAGTGTGGAGAGAGATTCACTCAGCTAAGAAGTCTAAAAAGGCATGAGCGAATATCCATTGGAGCGAAGCCTGCCTGTGCTTTCAATGTGATTGtccaagaggaggaggaggagggaggagagagagaagatgagggagaggagagtaactTGAAATAA